In Clostridium sp. SY8519, one genomic interval encodes:
- a CDS encoding diacylglycerol kinase family protein — protein MSKKKLIFMYNPKSGKGLIRNYLYDIIDTFVKADYEVTVYPTQCVGDALRRVPETAPDYDLLVCSGGDGTLDECVTGMMNSKVNIPIGYIPAGSTNDYAQSLNIPKNMLKAAELAVTGRAYPCDVGAFNGDHFVYVAAFGLFSDVSYQTNQNLKNVLGHGAYLLEGAKRLYDIPSYHLQAEINGEQIEDDFVYGMVSNSVSVGGMKGMTGTDIRLDDGLFEVTLIRMPQNPLQLNDILATLLLPFDKRSQYIVSCKAAHLTIRSDDYVPWTLDGEFGGNHKYVAIHCQKQAVRIVASPAQEVLTGESSAEEGTGE, from the coding sequence ATGAGTAAAAAGAAGCTGATATTTATGTATAATCCGAAATCAGGCAAAGGCCTGATCCGGAACTATCTTTATGATATTATCGACACTTTCGTAAAGGCAGATTACGAGGTGACGGTATATCCCACCCAGTGTGTCGGGGACGCGCTGCGGCGGGTGCCGGAAACAGCGCCGGACTATGACCTGCTGGTATGCAGCGGCGGGGACGGGACACTGGATGAGTGCGTGACCGGCATGATGAACAGTAAAGTAAATATCCCCATTGGCTACATACCCGCCGGCAGCACCAACGATTACGCCCAGTCTCTGAATATACCGAAAAATATGCTGAAAGCCGCGGAACTGGCGGTGACCGGACGCGCCTATCCCTGTGATGTGGGGGCGTTTAACGGCGATCATTTTGTATATGTGGCGGCTTTCGGGCTGTTTTCGGATGTGTCCTACCAGACCAACCAGAATCTGAAAAATGTGCTGGGACACGGGGCCTACCTGCTGGAAGGCGCCAAACGGCTGTATGATATTCCGTCTTATCACTTGCAGGCGGAGATCAACGGAGAGCAGATCGAGGATGACTTTGTCTACGGCATGGTGAGCAATTCCGTTTCGGTGGGAGGCATGAAAGGCATGACAGGCACGGATATCCGCCTGGATGACGGACTGTTTGAGGTGACGCTGATCCGCATGCCCCAGAATCCGCTGCAGCTGAACGATATTCTGGCGACCCTTCTTCTTCCTTTTGACAAGCGGTCCCAGTATATTGTATCGTGTAAGGCGGCACACCTGACGATTCGGAGCGATGATTACGTGCCCTGGACGCTGGATGGAGAATTCGGCGGCAATCACAAATATGTAGCAATTCACTGCCAGAAGCAGGCGGTGCGCATTGTGGCAAGTCCCGCGCAGGAAGTACTGACGGGAGAGTCTTCAGCAGAGGAAGGAACAGGAGAATGA
- a CDS encoding YigZ family protein translates to MPESVKIIYRGGTGEITEKKSRFIAHICPIASEQEALDEIARLKKEYWDARHNCFAYLLGPDSRLQRYSDDGEPAGTAGRPMLEVLLNQGLHDCLAVVTRYFGGTLLGTGGLLRAYQGAVMEGLNHCETAVKSFGRLYTIRCDYNSIGKIQYLLGQEHIPVSDTRYTDAVETDLLMTEEDFRPLIRKINELTAGQAEVRKGPETPFLTVNGRTIPV, encoded by the coding sequence ATGCCAGAATCTGTCAAAATCATTTACCGCGGCGGAACCGGGGAAATCACCGAAAAAAAATCCCGCTTCATCGCCCATATCTGCCCCATTGCCAGTGAGCAGGAAGCACTCGACGAAATCGCCCGCCTGAAAAAAGAATACTGGGATGCCCGCCACAACTGCTTCGCCTATCTGCTGGGGCCGGACTCCCGGCTGCAGCGGTACAGCGATGACGGCGAACCGGCAGGCACCGCCGGCCGCCCGATGCTGGAAGTTCTGCTCAATCAGGGCCTTCACGACTGCCTCGCTGTGGTCACCCGTTATTTCGGCGGCACACTGCTGGGCACCGGCGGACTGCTCCGGGCTTATCAGGGCGCAGTCATGGAAGGGCTGAACCACTGCGAAACCGCGGTCAAATCCTTCGGCCGCCTTTATACCATCCGCTGCGACTACAACAGCATCGGCAAAATCCAGTATCTTCTGGGTCAGGAGCATATTCCCGTCAGTGACACCCGCTACACGGACGCCGTTGAGACAGACCTGCTGATGACGGAAGAAGACTTCCGCCCGCTGATCCGCAAAATCAACGAACTGACGGCAGGGCAGGCAGAAGTCCGAAAAGGACCGGAAACCCCGTTTCTTACGGTCAACGGCCGGACCATTCCCGTATAA
- a CDS encoding S1-like domain-containing RNA-binding protein — protein MKLGQTQTLIMVRATDFGIYLAEDTRAGSERVLLPKRYVPEGLQLHDKVEVFLYRDSQDRLIATTRKPFLEVNQIALLKVLQVTRIGAFLDWGLEKDLLLPYREQLRKVKEGEEVLVRLYIDKSQRLCASMRGLYDLLDTDSPYRKGDTVTGRVYEFSDNFGTFVAVDDRYSARIPRHEDHTNLRIGDCIQAYVTGVKADGKLDLTLRQKAAKQISADAESVLSMIESFGGVLPFNDKASPELILREAHMSKNAFKRAVGHLYKMRLIEFTEKGIHLTGRKH, from the coding sequence ATGAAATTAGGACAGACACAAACTCTGATTATGGTCCGGGCCACAGACTTCGGCATTTACCTGGCGGAAGACACCAGGGCAGGCAGTGAACGGGTACTGCTTCCGAAACGCTATGTCCCGGAAGGTCTTCAATTGCATGACAAAGTGGAGGTATTCCTGTACCGGGATTCCCAGGACCGCCTGATTGCCACCACACGCAAACCCTTCCTGGAGGTGAATCAGATCGCTTTGCTGAAAGTGCTTCAGGTCACCCGCATCGGCGCGTTTCTGGACTGGGGACTGGAAAAAGACCTGCTGCTGCCTTACCGGGAACAGCTGCGCAAAGTAAAAGAAGGGGAAGAAGTCCTGGTCCGCCTCTATATCGATAAAAGCCAGCGGCTCTGCGCCTCCATGCGGGGCCTTTACGATCTGCTGGATACGGACTCCCCTTACCGCAAGGGAGATACGGTCACCGGACGGGTCTATGAATTTTCGGACAATTTCGGTACTTTTGTGGCCGTGGATGACCGCTATTCCGCCCGGATTCCGCGCCACGAAGACCACACAAACCTGCGGATCGGCGACTGTATCCAGGCATATGTCACCGGCGTCAAAGCAGACGGCAAGCTGGACCTGACCCTGCGGCAGAAGGCCGCCAAACAGATCTCCGCGGACGCGGAGAGTGTCCTGTCCATGATCGAAAGTTTCGGCGGTGTGCTTCCCTTTAATGACAAAGCCTCGCCGGAACTCATTCTCCGGGAGGCCCATATGAGTAAAAACGCATTTAAACGCGCCGTCGGCCACCTGTATAAGATGCGTCTGATTGAATTTACGGAAAAGGGAATCCATCTCACCGGACGAAAACACTGA
- a CDS encoding glutamine synthetase III, whose product MSETYNVTDIFGQNVFNDTEMQKRLPKKIYQRLKEIMDNGGELDIETADIIAHEMKEWAIEQGATHYTHWFQPLTGVTAEKHDSFVSAPDAHGKVLMNFSGKELIKGEPDASSFPSGGLRATFEARGYTAWDCTSYAFVRHDAAGATLCIPTAFCSYTGEALDQKTPLLRSMEAINEQSLRLIRLFGNTTSRKVTPSVGIEQEYFLVDKEKYLKRKDLVYTGRTLFGAMPPKGQELDDHYFGSIRPRVAAFMKDVNEQLWKLGIPAKTQHNEVAPSQHEIAPIYETCNLAVDHNQLTMEVLKKVADRHGLHCLLSEKPFAGVNGSGKHNNWSLTTDDGINLLDPGKTPHENVQFLLILTCIMKAVDRHADLLRESASDVGNDFRLGGNEAPPAIVSMYLGEQLEDVIDQLVSDGSATHSLRGQRLKTGVKSLPDFLKDATDRNRTSPFAFTGNKFEFRMVGSKDSVSSPNVVLNTIAAEAFSEACDILEKADNFDEAVRSLIQQQATAHQRIIFNGNGYSEEWVEEAERRGLPNITSMVDAIPALTSEKAVALFEKFHVLTRTELKSREEVSYEAYAKAINIEARAMINITGKQLIPAMIQATTDLGNSVANLKPIAIDTSVQEILLKEITDCLIRAKTALTSLQRVTAEGAEMKEGRKQAVFYHDFVVSAMEELRAPIDQVERIIKKDIWPMPSYGDLLFEV is encoded by the coding sequence ATGAGTGAAACTTACAACGTAACAGATATTTTCGGTCAGAATGTCTTTAATGACACAGAGATGCAGAAGCGGCTGCCGAAGAAGATTTACCAGCGCCTGAAGGAAATCATGGACAATGGCGGCGAACTGGATATCGAGACGGCGGATATCATTGCCCATGAAATGAAGGAATGGGCCATTGAACAGGGAGCGACCCATTACACCCACTGGTTCCAGCCCCTGACCGGTGTGACAGCGGAAAAACACGATTCCTTTGTGTCCGCGCCGGACGCCCATGGAAAAGTGCTGATGAATTTTTCCGGCAAGGAGCTGATCAAGGGAGAACCGGACGCGTCTTCGTTCCCTTCCGGCGGTCTGCGGGCCACGTTTGAAGCCCGGGGCTATACGGCCTGGGACTGCACGTCCTATGCCTTTGTCCGCCATGATGCCGCGGGCGCGACCCTCTGTATCCCGACAGCGTTCTGTTCCTACACCGGCGAGGCGCTGGATCAGAAGACCCCCCTGCTGCGGTCCATGGAAGCCATCAACGAACAGTCCCTGCGCCTGATCCGTCTCTTCGGCAACACCACCTCCAGAAAAGTTACGCCTTCCGTAGGCATCGAACAGGAATATTTCCTGGTGGACAAAGAGAAATATTTAAAACGGAAAGATCTGGTGTATACCGGCAGAACCCTGTTCGGCGCAATGCCGCCGAAAGGCCAGGAGCTGGATGACCACTACTTCGGCAGCATCCGGCCCAGAGTGGCGGCCTTTATGAAGGATGTCAATGAGCAGCTCTGGAAGCTGGGCATCCCGGCCAAGACCCAGCACAATGAAGTGGCGCCGTCCCAGCATGAGATCGCGCCCATCTATGAAACCTGCAACCTGGCGGTGGACCACAACCAGCTGACCATGGAAGTGCTGAAAAAGGTGGCAGACCGCCACGGCCTGCACTGCCTGTTAAGTGAAAAGCCTTTTGCCGGGGTCAACGGATCCGGAAAACATAACAACTGGTCCCTGACGACGGATGACGGAATCAATCTGCTGGATCCGGGCAAAACACCCCATGAGAATGTGCAGTTTTTACTGATCCTTACCTGTATCATGAAAGCAGTGGACCGCCACGCGGATCTGCTAAGGGAGTCCGCTTCCGATGTGGGCAATGATTTCCGCCTGGGCGGCAACGAGGCGCCGCCGGCCATTGTATCCATGTATCTGGGCGAACAGCTGGAAGATGTGATCGATCAGCTGGTTTCCGACGGATCGGCCACCCACTCCCTGCGGGGACAGCGGCTTAAGACCGGCGTCAAGTCCCTCCCGGATTTCCTGAAGGACGCCACAGACCGGAACCGGACCTCACCCTTCGCTTTTACCGGAAACAAATTCGAATTCCGTATGGTGGGCTCCAAGGATTCCGTGTCTTCCCCGAACGTGGTGCTGAATACGATTGCCGCGGAAGCCTTCAGCGAAGCCTGTGATATTCTGGAAAAAGCGGATAATTTTGACGAAGCGGTCCGCAGCCTGATTCAGCAGCAGGCGACGGCTCATCAGAGAATTATTTTCAACGGAAACGGCTACTCGGAAGAATGGGTGGAGGAAGCAGAGCGCAGGGGACTGCCGAATATTACCTCCATGGTAGACGCGATCCCGGCGCTGACCTCAGAGAAGGCAGTGGCTCTGTTTGAGAAATTCCATGTCCTGACCCGCACCGAACTGAAGTCCAGAGAGGAAGTCAGCTACGAGGCGTATGCCAAGGCGATCAATATCGAGGCAAGGGCCATGATTAATATTACCGGAAAACAGCTGATTCCGGCGATGATCCAGGCCACGACTGATCTGGGAAACTCTGTGGCCAATCTGAAGCCCATCGCCATTGACACCAGTGTCCAGGAGATTCTCCTTAAGGAGATCACCGACTGCCTCATCCGCGCCAAGACTGCCCTGACCAGTCTGCAGCGTGTGACTGCCGAAGGAGCGGAGATGAAAGAAGGCAGGAAACAGGCGGTGTTCTATCACGACTTTGTGGTGTCCGCCATGGAAGAACTGCGGGCGCCCATCGATCAGGTGGAACGGATCATCAAAAAGGATATCTGGCCGATGCCTTCGTACGGGGATCTGCTTTTTGAGGTATAG
- the whiA gene encoding DNA-binding protein WhiA, with amino-acid sequence MSFSTDIKDELTRDIPGQDHCRMAELTALMHYLGNVCLEPGEAYIRIRTEHAGIAKKVLRLLRALFEIPVDLEIRRQGRTRHYEIFVSSEADLQALLQGTQIHRPSLWKNRIKSRECCCRAFIRGAFLAAGSVSDPGKSYHFEIICRSREDAEYLAELFRRFSMEAGITSRKTRWILYIKDSETIVDALNVMGAFQSLMQMENIRIIKEMRNSANRQSNCDSANISKMVRAAAKQVEDIHLIQRAGAFADLPQTLRDTALARLEYPDVSIQELGSCLDPPVGKSGVNHRLRKLSEIAEKIRDRGTGNE; translated from the coding sequence ATGTCATTTTCAACGGATATCAAGGATGAGCTGACCAGGGATATTCCGGGGCAGGACCACTGCCGGATGGCAGAGCTTACGGCCCTGATGCATTACCTGGGAAACGTCTGCCTGGAGCCCGGCGAGGCATACATCCGCATCCGCACGGAACATGCGGGCATCGCGAAAAAGGTCCTGCGGCTGCTCCGCGCCCTGTTTGAGATCCCTGTGGATCTGGAGATCCGCAGGCAGGGGCGTACCAGACACTACGAAATCTTCGTGTCTTCCGAAGCGGATCTGCAGGCCCTGCTTCAGGGAACGCAGATCCATCGGCCGTCCCTGTGGAAAAACCGCATCAAAAGCAGGGAGTGCTGCTGCCGGGCATTTATCCGCGGCGCCTTCCTGGCGGCCGGATCTGTCAGTGACCCGGGAAAATCCTATCATTTTGAAATCATCTGCCGCAGCAGGGAAGACGCGGAATATCTGGCGGAACTGTTTCGCAGATTTTCCATGGAAGCAGGCATCACCAGCCGCAAAACCCGCTGGATTCTGTATATTAAGGACAGTGAGACCATTGTGGACGCCCTGAACGTAATGGGCGCCTTCCAGTCGCTGATGCAGATGGAAAATATCCGGATCATCAAGGAGATGCGCAATTCCGCGAACCGTCAGTCCAACTGTGATTCGGCCAATATCAGCAAAATGGTCCGGGCTGCGGCGAAGCAGGTGGAAGATATTCATCTGATCCAGCGGGCGGGCGCCTTTGCGGATCTGCCCCAGACGTTGCGGGACACCGCCCTGGCCCGGCTGGAATATCCGGATGTGTCCATCCAGGAGCTGGGCAGCTGCCTGGATCCCCCGGTGGGAAAATCCGGGGTCAACCACAGACTGCGCAAACTTTCAGAAATCGCGGAAAAAATCCGTGACAGAGGAACGGGGAATGAGTAA
- a CDS encoding transglycosylase domain-containing protein — MNYGKKQIKKRKEDLSSPDRSLNNRISIWVVRIIILAIAFTAALLIVRGIIYAKTVAADAPSVSTVEHPVSRTTKVLDTDGKVIARFSMQDLSVRKIDSSQMPKQLKDAFVSYVDPDFYEHEGIRMQNMVSYVIRGELYSDYNDTDATISEHLINNTIYFGVTSDSSSKAVRQRLQRQYMAARLEQEHTKQWILENYLNTVMLGNDTVGIEAASERYFGKAAKDLNLTEISALAACSGEPEARNPLDHPEVNQEYRKKVLQAMYRKGCITKSQYQNSREEDIADYVTRANKYGQDNSADEEAFALALKDQVIADLETQLKCSQEQAEHYLYLGGMTVYSTMDSGIQKICRRAVNRAANYSESSVSVHYTLSIRQKDGKVRNYTEANMRSWYRSEGRENEALSYPDHRSAREAVRVYRQAMLTKGDRLIGENLILTPEPQASLVLTSQSTGEVKAMIGGRNISEDVPGYINRATDTYYSPGNIADIFSIYAPALDSGKYTLSSIPTATGGTAASGDVDNIDNVMASNGTSLTVRSGIRQESQAAAAYVLKGVTQEISFESLEKYVFARRGDSASYRSSGEILGKASLMEINAAYGAIAARGVYTKTAFYSKVFDRDGRPVLDVSADAKRSTTVMKDTTAFLLTKAMQETVTTGIARNSGIKGMTAAAQQGASTDESAWWFAGFTPYYTCTVWSGKDGGQPIHDNISASLIWKQVMQQVSRGQKDMDFTRPDGIVSEEICRDSGLLAIEGVCQDTYSEYYAAGTEPSEKCNLHETAIICKDSGFLAGPYCPEASKVKEVFVRDSSRKGKKMPTKVCTLHTAENTAKKKK, encoded by the coding sequence ATGAATTATGGAAAGAAACAGATAAAAAAGAGAAAAGAAGATCTGTCCTCGCCGGACCGGTCGCTGAACAACCGGATTTCCATCTGGGTGGTGCGGATTATCATTCTGGCCATTGCATTTACGGCAGCGCTGCTGATCGTCCGGGGTATTATCTACGCCAAAACAGTCGCAGCGGACGCGCCGTCGGTTTCCACCGTGGAACATCCGGTCAGCAGGACCACCAAAGTGCTGGATACGGACGGAAAAGTAATTGCCCGTTTCAGTATGCAGGATCTGTCCGTCCGGAAGATCGATTCCTCACAGATGCCGAAGCAGCTCAAAGATGCCTTTGTCTCTTATGTGGACCCGGATTTTTATGAGCATGAGGGGATCCGCATGCAGAATATGGTCAGCTATGTGATCCGCGGAGAGCTGTACAGTGATTATAACGATACCGACGCAACGATTTCCGAGCATCTGATTAACAATACCATCTATTTCGGCGTTACCAGTGATTCCAGCTCCAAAGCAGTCAGACAGCGGCTGCAGCGCCAGTATATGGCTGCCCGCCTGGAACAGGAACATACGAAACAGTGGATTCTGGAAAATTACCTGAATACCGTGATGCTGGGCAATGATACCGTGGGGATTGAGGCGGCTTCCGAACGCTATTTCGGGAAAGCGGCCAAAGATCTGAACCTGACGGAAATCAGCGCGCTGGCAGCCTGCTCCGGGGAACCGGAGGCACGCAATCCCCTGGATCATCCGGAGGTCAATCAGGAATACAGAAAAAAAGTCCTTCAGGCGATGTACAGGAAGGGATGCATCACAAAGAGCCAGTACCAGAATTCACGGGAAGAGGACATCGCGGATTATGTCACCCGGGCCAATAAATACGGCCAGGATAACAGCGCGGATGAGGAGGCCTTTGCTCTGGCGCTGAAGGATCAGGTGATCGCGGATCTGGAGACCCAGCTGAAGTGCAGTCAGGAACAGGCGGAACACTACCTGTATCTGGGCGGCATGACCGTATATTCCACCATGGACTCCGGAATACAGAAAATCTGCCGCAGGGCAGTGAACCGGGCCGCTAATTACAGCGAAAGCAGTGTATCGGTGCATTATACGCTTTCCATCCGGCAGAAAGACGGCAAAGTGCGTAATTATACGGAAGCGAATATGCGCAGCTGGTACCGCTCCGAAGGCAGGGAAAACGAGGCACTGAGCTATCCGGATCATAGGTCCGCCAGGGAGGCGGTGCGGGTCTACCGGCAGGCGATGCTGACCAAGGGGGACAGACTCATCGGAGAAAATCTGATCCTTACGCCGGAGCCGCAGGCCAGTCTGGTGCTGACCAGCCAGAGTACCGGGGAAGTCAAGGCAATGATCGGAGGAAGAAACATATCCGAAGACGTTCCGGGCTACATCAACCGGGCAACCGATACTTATTACAGCCCGGGCAATATCGCGGATATTTTCAGTATCTACGCGCCGGCGCTGGACAGCGGGAAATACACCCTCTCCAGCATCCCGACGGCCACAGGCGGAACCGCCGCCTCGGGAGATGTGGACAACATTGACAACGTCATGGCTTCCAACGGCACCAGCCTGACCGTGCGCAGCGGGATCCGCCAGGAAAGCCAGGCGGCAGCGGCCTATGTGCTCAAGGGAGTCACACAGGAAATCAGTTTTGAAAGTCTGGAAAAATATGTGTTTGCCCGCCGTGGAGACAGCGCTTCCTACCGTTCCTCCGGGGAAATCCTGGGAAAAGCGTCCCTGATGGAAATCAACGCGGCATACGGCGCCATAGCCGCCAGAGGGGTCTATACCAAAACCGCCTTTTACAGCAAGGTCTTTGACCGGGACGGGCGTCCGGTGCTGGATGTGTCCGCGGATGCCAAGCGAAGCACGACCGTTATGAAGGACACGACCGCGTTTCTGCTGACCAAGGCCATGCAGGAAACGGTAACCACGGGAATCGCCAGAAATTCAGGAATCAAAGGAATGACGGCCGCCGCCCAGCAGGGCGCGAGCACGGATGAAAGCGCCTGGTGGTTTGCCGGGTTTACGCCGTATTACACCTGTACGGTGTGGAGCGGCAAGGATGGCGGACAGCCGATACATGACAATATCTCCGCTTCCCTGATCTGGAAGCAGGTGATGCAGCAGGTCAGCAGGGGACAGAAGGATATGGACTTCACCCGGCCGGACGGCATCGTCAGCGAGGAGATCTGCAGGGATTCCGGGCTCCTGGCGATCGAGGGGGTCTGCCAGGATACCTACAGCGAATATTACGCTGCCGGTACGGAACCGTCGGAAAAATGCAACCTCCACGAAACGGCCATCATCTGTAAAGATTCCGGGTTTCTGGCCGGACCCTACTGTCCGGAAGCGTCCAAGGTCAAAGAGGTGTTTGTCCGGGATTCTTCCAGAAAGGGGAAGAAAATGCCGACAAAAGTATGTACGCTGCACACCGCAGAGAATACAGCAAAGAAGAAAAAGTAA
- a CDS encoding acyltransferase family protein, translated as MKAKVRLEWVDVLRGILMFLVVYGHYTTVPSVEKYIYSFHMPAFFLISGMMLAFNKEWRPLRFVWKRIKSLLVPYLLLNLYVVPIWWVNICNGTADPEPFWHVFVGIAASNVRSGYSIASNTTWFIPCLFVTEMIFFAAKKLLRRDFLVAAVIPAVSAVMYLTVTSRHTGGGYWHVESAFTAVIFYLAGYLFLKRLDAVKEMLRRSMARNVLLIGLLYGTGLWFAERNGRVSLIGDYYKILPYFYLAALSTSFALVLTMMLLAERGWFSRVFDPAKQVGVTTLPYMAFQVGTIRILRHYIPFFRADIEWRILLLSVIFYVAFLPAAKFIQRFLLPGRKKNAGPAERIRTGGRRPLRKQPGILYSGAPFRKGESGRGAGVSLRQKRLSHLR; from the coding sequence TTGAAAGCGAAAGTACGATTAGAGTGGGTGGATGTGCTGCGGGGAATTCTGATGTTTCTCGTTGTATACGGACATTACACCACAGTACCGTCTGTTGAAAAATATATCTATTCCTTCCATATGCCGGCGTTTTTCCTGATTTCGGGAATGATGCTGGCATTTAACAAAGAGTGGCGTCCGCTCCGTTTTGTCTGGAAGCGGATCAAATCCCTGCTTGTGCCGTACCTGCTGCTGAATCTGTACGTGGTGCCCATCTGGTGGGTCAACATCTGCAACGGGACAGCGGATCCGGAGCCCTTCTGGCATGTATTTGTGGGAATTGCCGCATCCAATGTGCGTTCCGGGTATTCCATCGCCTCCAATACCACCTGGTTCATTCCCTGCCTGTTTGTGACGGAAATGATCTTTTTTGCCGCGAAGAAGCTGCTTCGCAGGGATTTCCTGGTGGCGGCTGTCATTCCCGCAGTCAGCGCGGTGATGTACCTGACCGTGACTTCCCGGCATACCGGAGGCGGGTACTGGCATGTGGAATCCGCGTTTACCGCGGTGATTTTCTATCTGGCCGGCTATCTGTTCCTGAAGCGCCTGGATGCCGTAAAAGAGATGCTCCGGCGCTCCATGGCCCGGAATGTGCTCCTGATCGGCCTGCTGTACGGAACAGGCCTGTGGTTCGCGGAACGCAACGGACGGGTGTCCCTGATCGGAGATTACTACAAAATCCTGCCGTACTTTTATCTGGCGGCCCTGTCCACTTCCTTCGCCCTGGTGCTGACCATGATGCTTCTGGCGGAGCGCGGGTGGTTCTCCCGGGTGTTTGATCCGGCAAAACAGGTGGGAGTCACTACACTGCCTTATATGGCTTTTCAGGTGGGAACCATCCGGATTCTCCGGCATTATATCCCGTTTTTCCGGGCAGATATCGAGTGGCGGATCCTTCTGCTCAGCGTAATCTTTTATGTGGCATTCCTGCCAGCGGCGAAGTTTATTCAGCGGTTTCTGCTGCCCGGACGCAAAAAAAACGCCGGACCGGCGGAACGCATCCGGACGGGCGGCCGCCGTCCGCTTCGGAAGCAGCCGGGGATTCTGTACAGCGGCGCCCCTTTCCGGAAGGGAGAGTCCGGCCGCGGCGCAGGGGTTTCACTCAGACAAAAAAGGCTGTCCCATTTGCGGTGA